The following proteins come from a genomic window of Chryseobacterium glaciei:
- a CDS encoding type II toxin-antitoxin system RelE/ParE family toxin: MNYKLIIKPEAENDLDEAIEWYKEQNENLPEQLLNEVETGLNKIQKYPEHYQKRYKEIRITFTKKFPYGIYYTVENEIIFVHAILHNKQNPKNINKRTK, translated from the coding sequence ATGAATTATAAATTAATAATTAAACCTGAAGCCGAAAATGATTTAGACGAAGCTATAGAATGGTATAAAGAACAGAATGAAAATCTTCCGGAACAATTATTAAATGAAGTTGAAACAGGGCTTAATAAAATTCAAAAATACCCTGAACATTATCAGAAAAGATATAAAGAGATTAGAATTACTTTTACTAAAAAGTTCCCTTACGGAATTTACTATACTGTAGAAAATGAAATAATATTTGTTCATGCTATTTTACACAACAAGCAAAATCCTAAAAACATTAATAAAAGGACAAAATAA